The following nucleotide sequence is from Anaeromicrobium sediminis.
GGTATAGAAATCGCAAAGGCACAAGGTAAGCATTTAGGTAGACCTAGAATAAATTTAAGTACGTTAAGTAAAGAACAAAAGGATATATTAGAATGTAATCATGTTAAATGGAAGAATAAAGAGATTACAGGTGTTAAGTTTATGGAAATGCTAGGCTTGAAGAAGAATACATTTTATAAGATTATAAATGAATATGAAGGACAAATAGGATAGGTATGTATAGACCTATCCTTTTTTTTTACATAGTCACAGGGGGGAGGAAAACATTGAGAATGGGGTTCTAGGGATTATAGAAAGGTATAGCTACTAAATTCACGTATCACCACAAAAAATACATAGACCAAATTAGTTTAAACAAAGCTTTATGCAAATTCAATAAAACTACCTTTACATATATAAAGGTTAATTATATAAAATATACTACAGCAAATGCAGGAAAATGGAAATATATGTTGAATTAACAATAAATGTAAAGTCTATTCCAGTAGGACAATTGCTGAATTTTGTCCGTTATAATGTCTAGTTTTACAAGGAAGCTTAAAGCAATAAGTAGCTTTAGTTGTAGTAATTATAAATATCTATAAAAAGAAAACAGATAAATAGTTAAAAATGATAAAGTGAAAATTTAAATTTAAGATTGTGTAAGTAAATAATTATAATTTATTTGTAATAGGTATCAGTGAATATCAGAGTGATGTATTTTGAATCAGTTATTAAGATTTTACTTCTAAATTATAATTATTTTAACAAAAAACCAATATAAGGAGAGGGAATATGGTAACTAATCTAAAGGAAAAAGCAGATAATTATATTGTTTTTTCAAGTGCAATCTCAAATAATGTGTTAAAAGGGCAATTTCATAAGCTGTTTGGTATAAAGAGAAAAAGGAATGAATTTATTAGAAGTGGTTTAGACGTAGATATTTTTACAACCCAATTATTAAATGAAAAAATCATATCTTTTGATGAATTGAATGATTTTTTATTTAATGAGTTATTTTATGGTATTCATAAACATGTATATATTAGAAAAATAAGGAATTATAAATATGATTTGACTCATGAAAACAATGTACTAAGAATTTTAAAAACATGTTACGATATTCATGAAATAGATTATAATAATATTTCTAGTACAATTTTTAAACATGATGAAAACGATGTAAAACTTGTAGCTGTTAGAGTAATAAAAGAAGCTAATAAAATAGAAAAGATAAGATTAATTTATGGTGAAAAAGTTAGTAAATTAGATGGAAATAAACAATATAACGAAAATAGTTATACATGTATTGAAATAGATTTAAGAAAAAACTTAATTATTACCAAAGTTGCACCTAAGTCGAATGTTATAGGGGATACAAAAAAGCCTTCAAGTATTGAATTGAAAAATACTAAAGATGCTTTGGGTAAATTTGGCATATATACCGAGGTATATGGGCATAGCCATAGAGAAGTTCTGTTCAATATATCAAAAAGTTTGTCAGATGAACTTTTTTCAAAGGCAGATTATGAAGAACCTAAAGAAATAGATGATCTGATAAGTGAATTTTCAAGAAAAATATTGGATAAAATTAACATATGCAATATGAAAGGAAATTCCAATGCCAATTTACAAGCCCAAGTAAATAAGCTTATACAGCAAATTAAGATAACATCTATATTAGAAGAGACAGAAATTGGGAATATGAATTTAACAGGAAAAATTTCTTATTTAAAATTCAAGGATTGTGATAGTGTTAAGGCTGTCCTTAAATCTAAACGTATAAGAGAATCATTAGCTGATTCAGAAGCATACTTTGGATTGAAAAATAGCATTGAAAATTCTAAGGAATTAGAGATGTTAAGGGTGGTGTGGTATCATGGTGGCGAAGAAGTTGTTATAAAACATGATGCCTCGGACATTAATGTTTTATTTATGCAGTTTTATACAAAGTTAGATGAAGGGGATTTTTATTATGTACTTGAAAAATATGAGGAATTCCAAAGAAAGCATAATGGAAAGATTTGAAGAGTGGACCATAAGAAAAAGAAAGTTAGATGACTTAAACCCTTACAAATTTGCTAGAGAAATCAATATTGATGAAAATGAAGCTATCTATTTTTTTAAAGAGTTGGAAACAGAAGGCTATCTAATTGGTTATATTATTTGTGATTGTCCAGCTTGTGGAAATGAGTGTTATGTTGAACATTATAATATTGATAATCTATATGAATGTGAAGAGTGTGAAGAACTTATTAATATAAGAAATTTGAGAAAGAAAGACGTATCATATAGTATTAATAAAGAGATGCTGGTAAATGGAATAAAGAAGTGTGTAAACCCAATTGAGCTTATGCTTGAAGAACATAATGAAAAAGTTATTAGAATTGATAGAAACAAAGGAGTAGACAGTATTAAAGGTAAAATAAAGACAAAAGATGAAGGAGTGATAAAGATGGAAAGGAAGTCGACAAGAATTTTTATAAGTCATTCAGAAAAAGATAAAGTAATTGTAAGAAAACTTATTAGATTATTACATGATATAGGTATACCGAAACAAAAAGAATTTATTTTCTGTAGTTCTTATGAAGGATACAATGTACCACCTGGAGAAGACATTTCAGAATATATCAGAAAAGAGTTTGATGAAAATATTCTTGTAATTTTCATGCTATCTGAAAATTTCTATAATAGCCCTGCATGTTTATGTGAAATGGGTGCTGTGTGGGTTAAAACTAAAAAGCATATTCCACTTTTAATACCACCTTTTCAATTTAAAGAAATAAAAGGCTTTTTAAATTCTAATACTAGAGGAATTCACATAAATAAATCTGAAGGATTAGATTCATTCAGTAAAAAAATTACTGAAGAATTTAATTTGCCAAATATTGATATTACTATATGGGGAAATGATAAGCGAGATTTTTTAGAGGACATAAAGAATTTATTAGAAGGTTAATAAACTGAATTTGTACTTTTGATACTATTTAAAATGGTGATTTAATCACTTAAAACAGCAAAATACCATAAAGCGATAAAATATATTGAAAACAACGAGGATAGGTATAATATAGACCTATCCTTTTTTTGTGGCTCTGGGGGTATCAAAACATCGAGAAAGGGTTAAGAGGAATTGCAGAGGGGAGGAGCTACTAAACTTACACATCACCAAAAAAATATACTGATAAATTTAATTTCGACAAAGTTTGACGCAAATTCAATAGGTATATGTCGATGTGGATACCATGCCATAAATAAAGGGAAATGTAAAAATGTGGAGAATTTTACAATAAAGTTCATTGAGTTGAATTGAAAGATATGTAGGGGTATTGTAGATATATCACCTCATAACAATAATCGGCATAACGGTGGCACAAATATTTATCCTTGTGAAAATAGGGTGTATTAGGTGTTAATAGAAAATATTGAGCATTTAAAGCAAAATGAGTATATTTTTATTTGCCAAAATATTTGTTGCAGAAATGGGGTATATAATATGGAGATAATTTTAGAAAAAATTTTAGAGGAACCATTTAGAAGAGGGATAAATAAGACAGCTATAGTCACAATTATTAAAAAGCATAGCACGATTAAAAGTGAAAGATATGGTTATTTAACGGCTAATCAAGTGTATGATATGATTGATGAAGGTGCAGCGATACACTTAAGTAAAGTTTATGTAAAGGATTTTTCGTTAGATGAATATAGAGCCACTAGAAAGCTTGCAAAATATGCTAATGTTAAACTGAAATGGTGTAACTTTGAAGAATGTGTTTTTGATATTAGTGATAGTAATTATATTTCATTTAATAATGCAGACTTTGGTAATTTTAGTGTTAATTTTAGTAAAGCGACTTTTGGTAAAGGTGATGTATATTTTAGTGGAGCTATCTTTGGAGGAGGCTATATTAATTTTAAGCAAGCATATTTTAGTAAAGGTAATATTAATTTTGATAATATTAATTTTGGCACAGGTGATATTAATTTTGATGCGACACATTTTGGTGACGGTCATGTCTATTTTAATGACACAAATTTTGGTGAAGGTAATATTAATTTCTTATGTGCAACTTTCGGTAAAGGCAATGTAGATTTTTTTGACTGCACTTTTGGTAAAGGGAATGTAGATTTTTATTATACAATTTTTGATGAAGGTGGTATTTATTTTGGTGGAGCAACTTTTAACAAAAGTAATCTAAATTTTGCTGAAGCAACCTTTAGTGGAGGGGATGTTTTCTTTGATTGTGCTACTTTTAACGAAGGAAGTTTAAGTTTCGATGAAGTTATTTTTGGTGAAAGTAATGTTGATTTCAATGACATGTCATTAAATGAGTTACTATTTGATAAATGTAATTTTAAAACTGATATAAATATAAAGAAATTGAAATGTAAAGAATTATATGTAAAGGACTGTATAATTAAAGAAATTTTTGATTTAAGCAATATGAGTAAAGAAAAAATTAATACATTGAGTTTTAATAACACGAAAAATTTAGGTCAAATATTTCTTTGTTGGGATGATAACATAAGAAGTGCAATAGTAGGTGTAGAAAATTCAGAAAAATACATCTCAAAATCATATACATGTAAGTTATTAAAAGAAAATTATCATAATATAGGTGAGTATAATAATGAAGATTATGCATATGTAGAATTTAGAAGGTGTCAAAGAAAATCATTATATTATAGGGAAAATATTAATAAGCCTAAAAAGAATAATAAAATCTTTTCAAAAGAAGGAATAACATACATGTGGGAGTACTTAAAGTATACATTAATGCCTCTAAGAAGTAGAGTAGACTACATAATAGGGGAGCTTATAGGTGGATATGGTACTAAGCCACGAAATGTTTTTTGTTCATGTATTATAACTATTTGTATATTCGCATTTATATATAACATACTTCCTAGTGGGAGTGAATTATCTGATTTATTTAAGGAAAAGCCAAGTGAAGTTAAATTATTCATAGAAAGTGCAAATGGGAAGACACCTATCTCTGTGAAATATGCTGAAAACATATTATTAATGGATAAATCAACTTCAAACAATTTGTGGGCGTCACGTTTGTGGTCTGGGATTTATTTTAGTGGAATAACTTTCCTAACGATTGGATATGGAGATATTGCACCAAAAGATACATTAACAGCAATATTTTGTGTACTAGAGGGTTTTTGTGGCATTTTCTTAATGTCATATTTTACTGTTGCTTTTGTTAGAAAAATACTCAGATAAATATTAGAAAAGTTTTGCATAAATAGACGTCTCCTTAATTCTTACTTATTTAGAATTATTGACCATTTACACAAAACTTTATA
It contains:
- a CDS encoding toll/interleukin-1 receptor domain-containing protein, which encodes MERFEEWTIRKRKLDDLNPYKFAREINIDENEAIYFFKELETEGYLIGYIICDCPACGNECYVEHYNIDNLYECEECEELINIRNLRKKDVSYSINKEMLVNGIKKCVNPIELMLEEHNEKVIRIDRNKGVDSIKGKIKTKDEGVIKMERKSTRIFISHSEKDKVIVRKLIRLLHDIGIPKQKEFIFCSSYEGYNVPPGEDISEYIRKEFDENILVIFMLSENFYNSPACLCEMGAVWVKTKKHIPLLIPPFQFKEIKGFLNSNTRGIHINKSEGLDSFSKKITEEFNLPNIDITIWGNDKRDFLEDIKNLLEG
- a CDS encoding ion channel; translation: MEIILEKILEEPFRRGINKTAIVTIIKKHSTIKSERYGYLTANQVYDMIDEGAAIHLSKVYVKDFSLDEYRATRKLAKYANVKLKWCNFEECVFDISDSNYISFNNADFGNFSVNFSKATFGKGDVYFSGAIFGGGYINFKQAYFSKGNINFDNINFGTGDINFDATHFGDGHVYFNDTNFGEGNINFLCATFGKGNVDFFDCTFGKGNVDFYYTIFDEGGIYFGGATFNKSNLNFAEATFSGGDVFFDCATFNEGSLSFDEVIFGESNVDFNDMSLNELLFDKCNFKTDINIKKLKCKELYVKDCIIKEIFDLSNMSKEKINTLSFNNTKNLGQIFLCWDDNIRSAIVGVENSEKYISKSYTCKLLKENYHNIGEYNNEDYAYVEFRRCQRKSLYYRENINKPKKNNKIFSKEGITYMWEYLKYTLMPLRSRVDYIIGELIGGYGTKPRNVFCSCIITICIFAFIYNILPSGSELSDLFKEKPSEVKLFIESANGKTPISVKYAENILLMDKSTSNNLWASRLWSGIYFSGITFLTIGYGDIAPKDTLTAIFCVLEGFCGIFLMSYFTVAFVRKILR